A window of Streptomyces sp. DG1A-41 contains these coding sequences:
- a CDS encoding single-stranded DNA-binding protein, whose amino-acid sequence MAGETVITVVGNLVDDPELRFTPSGAAVAKFRVASTPRTFDRQTNEWKDGESLFLTCSVWRQAAENVAESLQRGMRVIVQGRLKQRSYEDREGVKRTVYELDVEEVGASLRNATAKVTKTTGRGGQGGYGGGGGGGQGGGGWGGGPGGGQQGGGAPADDPWATGAPAGGNQGGGGGWGGGSGGGAGGGYSDEPPF is encoded by the coding sequence ATGGCAGGCGAGACCGTCATCACGGTGGTCGGCAATCTTGTCGACGACCCCGAGCTGCGCTTCACCCCCTCCGGTGCGGCCGTCGCGAAGTTCCGTGTCGCGTCCACTCCCCGCACCTTCGACCGCCAGACGAACGAGTGGAAGGACGGCGAGAGCCTCTTCCTGACCTGCTCGGTCTGGCGTCAGGCGGCGGAGAACGTCGCTGAATCGCTCCAGCGAGGCATGCGCGTCATCGTGCAGGGCCGGCTGAAGCAGCGGTCCTACGAGGACCGTGAGGGCGTCAAGCGCACGGTCTACGAGCTGGATGTCGAGGAAGTCGGCGCCAGCCTGCGCAACGCCACGGCCAAGGTCACCAAAACCACTGGCCGCGGTGGCCAGGGCGGGTACGGCGGCGGTGGCGGTGGTGGCCAGGGTGGCGGCGGCTGGGGCGGCGGCCCCGGTGGCGGCCAGCAGGGCGGCGGCGCTCCCGCCGACGACCCGTGGGCGACCGGCGCTCCCGCCGGTGGCAACCAGGGCGGTGGCGGCGGTTGGGGCGGTGGCTCCGGCGGCGGCGCTGGCGGCGGCTACTCGGACGAACCCCCCTTCTAG
- the rpsF gene encoding 30S ribosomal protein S6 encodes MRHYEVMVILDPDVEERAVSPLIENFLSVVRDGGGKVEKVDTWGRRRLAYEIKKKPEGIYSVIDLQAEPAVVKELDRQMNLNESVLRTKVLRPETH; translated from the coding sequence ATGCGTCACTACGAGGTGATGGTCATCCTCGACCCCGACGTCGAGGAGCGCGCTGTCTCCCCGCTGATCGAGAACTTCCTCTCTGTCGTCCGTGACGGCGGCGGAAAGGTCGAGAAGGTCGACACCTGGGGCCGTCGTCGTCTCGCGTACGAGATCAAGAAGAAGCCCGAGGGTATCTACTCGGTCATCGACCTTCAGGCTGAGCCTGCGGTCGTCAAGGAGCTCGACCGCCAGATGAACCTGAACGAGTCGGTCCTCCGGACCAAGGTCCTCCGTCCCGAGACCCACTGA
- the femX gene encoding peptidoglycan bridge formation glycyltransferase FemX, which produces MSLTLRTISREQHLAYIQSLPSASHMQVPAWADVKAEWRSENLGWFDDRTGELVGAGLVLYRQLPKIKRYLAYLPEGPVINWFAPNLQDWIEPMLAHLKQQGAFSVKMGPPVVIRRWEATSIKQGIQNPDVKRLRDIEADHIEPRAFEVADKLRRMGWQQGEDGGAGFGDVQPRYVFQVPLANRSLEEVHKNFNQLWRRNIKKAEKAGVEVVQGGYQDLEEWQRLYEITAVRDHFRPRPLSYFQRMWTALNSEDPNRMRLYFARHNGVNLSAATMLIVGGHVWYSYGASDNIGREVRPSNAMQWRMLRDAYALGATVYDLRGISDSLDETDHLFGLIQFKVGTGGQAAEYLGEWDFPLNKLLHKALDIYMSRR; this is translated from the coding sequence ATGAGCCTGACCCTGAGGACCATCAGTCGCGAGCAGCATCTGGCCTACATCCAGAGCCTGCCGTCGGCGAGCCACATGCAGGTCCCGGCCTGGGCTGACGTCAAGGCGGAGTGGCGCTCCGAGAACCTCGGGTGGTTCGACGACAGGACGGGCGAGCTGGTCGGTGCCGGTCTGGTCCTCTACCGGCAGCTTCCCAAGATCAAGCGCTACCTCGCCTATCTGCCCGAGGGTCCGGTCATCAACTGGTTCGCGCCGAATCTCCAGGACTGGATCGAGCCGATGCTGGCGCACCTGAAGCAGCAGGGCGCCTTCTCGGTGAAGATGGGCCCGCCGGTGGTCATCCGACGCTGGGAGGCCACCTCCATCAAGCAGGGCATCCAGAACCCCGATGTGAAGCGGCTGCGCGACATCGAGGCCGACCACATCGAGCCGCGCGCCTTCGAGGTCGCCGACAAGCTGCGCCGCATGGGCTGGCAGCAGGGCGAGGACGGCGGCGCCGGCTTCGGCGACGTCCAGCCCCGCTACGTCTTCCAGGTGCCGCTGGCCAACCGCTCCCTGGAAGAGGTCCACAAGAACTTCAACCAGCTGTGGCGCCGCAACATCAAGAAGGCCGAGAAGGCCGGTGTCGAGGTCGTCCAGGGCGGATACCAGGACCTCGAGGAATGGCAGCGGCTGTACGAGATCACGGCCGTGCGCGACCACTTCCGGCCGCGCCCGCTGTCGTACTTCCAGCGCATGTGGACGGCCCTCAACAGCGAGGACCCCAACCGTATGCGGCTGTACTTCGCCCGGCACAACGGCGTGAACCTGTCGGCGGCGACGATGCTGATCGTCGGCGGGCACGTCTGGTACTCCTACGGCGCCTCCGACAACATCGGCCGCGAGGTCCGGCCCTCGAACGCGATGCAGTGGCGGATGCTGCGCGACGCCTACGCGCTCGGCGCCACCGTCTACGACCTGCGCGGTATCTCCGACTCGCTGGACGAGACCGACCACCTCTTCGGTCTGATCCAGTTCAAGGTGGGTACGGGCGGCCAGGCCGCTGAGTACCTCGGCGAGTGGGACTTCCCGCTGAACAAGCTGCTCCACAAGGCGCTCGACATCTACATGTCGCGCCGCTGA
- a CDS encoding alanine racemase, producing MALTLYVDTARWRAHHKHVQEQFPGLVPVCKGNGYGFGHERLAEEATRLGSDVLAVGTTYEAARIKDWFSGDLLVLTPYRRGEEPVPLPDRVVRSVSSIDGVYGLVGARVVIEVMSSMKRHGIGEQDLPQLHAAIENIRLEGFAIHLPLDRTDGSDAVEEVIGWMDRLRAARLPLHTMFVSHLKAEELIRLQQQFPQTRFRARIGTRLWLGDHEATEYRGAVLDVTRVAKGERFGYRQQKAASDGFLVVVAGGTSHGVGLEAPKALHGVMPRAKGVARAGLATVNRNLSPFVWGGKQRWFAEPPHMQVSILFVPADAPEPKVGEELVAHLRHTTTQFDRLVDR from the coding sequence ATGGCGCTCACGCTCTACGTCGACACCGCGCGCTGGCGGGCGCACCACAAGCACGTGCAGGAGCAGTTTCCCGGCCTCGTGCCGGTCTGCAAGGGCAACGGCTACGGCTTCGGGCACGAGCGGCTGGCGGAGGAGGCCACGCGGCTGGGTTCGGACGTCCTCGCCGTCGGCACGACGTACGAGGCCGCACGGATCAAGGACTGGTTCAGCGGTGACCTGCTGGTGCTGACGCCGTACCGGCGCGGCGAGGAGCCCGTGCCCCTGCCGGACCGGGTCGTCCGCTCGGTCTCGTCGATAGACGGCGTGTACGGCCTTGTCGGTGCCCGCGTGGTGATCGAGGTGATGTCCTCGATGAAGCGGCACGGCATCGGCGAGCAGGATCTGCCCCAGCTGCACGCCGCCATCGAGAACATCCGCCTGGAAGGCTTCGCGATCCACCTGCCGCTGGACCGCACCGACGGCTCGGACGCGGTCGAGGAGGTCATCGGCTGGATGGACCGGCTGCGCGCCGCCCGGCTGCCTCTGCACACCATGTTCGTCAGCCACCTCAAGGCCGAGGAACTCATCCGGCTCCAGCAGCAGTTCCCGCAGACCCGGTTCCGTGCCCGCATCGGCACGCGGCTGTGGCTGGGGGACCACGAGGCCACCGAGTACCGCGGGGCGGTCCTGGACGTCACGCGCGTGGCCAAGGGCGAGCGCTTCGGCTACCGCCAGCAGAAGGCGGCCTCCGACGGCTTCCTGGTGGTTGTGGCGGGCGGTACGTCGCACGGGGTGGGCCTGGAGGCTCCCAAGGCGCTGCACGGCGTCATGCCCCGCGCCAAGGGCGTCGCCCGCGCCGGTCTCGCGACGGTCAACCGGAACCTTTCTCCGTTCGTCTGGGGCGGCAAGCAGCGCTGGTTCGCAGAGCCGCCGCACATGCAGGTCTCGATCCTCTTCGTGCCCGCGGACGCGCCGGAGCCGAAGGTCGGCGAGGAGCTGGTGGCCCATCTGCGGCACACCACCACGCAGTTCGACCGGCTCGTGGACCGCTGA
- a CDS encoding glycosyltransferase 87 family protein, translating into MCGMPSAESTQASVHEPDPVRPTQEDEVAAAGSELIGGPLGRRALLGASWWTPVRVIALVAIGMFALGLVQKAPCYNGAWFFGASSQYTHACYSDIPHLYQGRGFADGLVPYFDKLPGDMQYLEYPVLTGVFMEVASWLTPGSGTIQDQEQWYWMVNAGMLMVCASVIAVCVTRTHARRPWDGLLVALAPAAALTATINWDLLAVALTAAAMLMWSRGRSLAFGVLLGLATAAKLYPFLILGPLLVLCWRAGKWREYGTALGGAVIAWVVVNGPVMLFAFEGWSKFYTFSQERGVDFGSFWLIMAQNSDDPLSIDTVNTLATLLMLVCCAGVAVLALTAPRRPRFAQLAFLIVAAFILTNKVYSPQYVLWLVPLAALARPKWRDFLIWQACEVAYFLGIWMYLAYTTSGDAHKGLPTDGYHWAIGLHLMGTLYLCVVIVRDIFMPERDPVRRSGDDDPSGGVLDGAEDVFVLGPAARPARHAAAQLEGPQVEWGRRGATGGSL; encoded by the coding sequence ATGTGCGGCATGCCCAGTGCAGAATCGACGCAAGCGAGCGTCCACGAGCCGGACCCGGTGCGGCCGACCCAGGAGGACGAGGTCGCCGCGGCCGGCAGCGAGCTGATCGGCGGCCCGCTCGGGCGGCGTGCCCTGCTCGGGGCGTCCTGGTGGACTCCCGTGCGGGTGATCGCGCTGGTGGCGATCGGCATGTTCGCCCTCGGCCTGGTCCAGAAGGCGCCCTGCTACAACGGCGCCTGGTTCTTCGGTGCCAGCTCCCAGTACACGCACGCGTGCTACTCGGACATCCCGCACCTCTACCAGGGACGTGGCTTCGCCGACGGGCTCGTGCCGTACTTCGACAAGCTCCCCGGCGACATGCAGTACCTGGAGTACCCGGTGCTCACCGGCGTCTTCATGGAGGTCGCCTCCTGGCTCACGCCCGGCAGCGGCACCATCCAGGACCAGGAGCAGTGGTACTGGATGGTCAACGCCGGGATGCTGATGGTATGCGCGTCGGTCATCGCCGTCTGCGTGACCCGAACCCATGCCCGGCGTCCCTGGGACGGCCTGCTGGTCGCCCTGGCGCCTGCCGCCGCGCTGACGGCGACCATCAACTGGGATCTGCTGGCGGTCGCCCTGACGGCTGCGGCGATGCTGATGTGGTCACGCGGCCGCTCCCTCGCCTTCGGCGTCCTGCTGGGACTTGCAACGGCCGCCAAGCTCTACCCCTTCCTGATCCTCGGGCCGCTGCTGGTGCTGTGCTGGCGCGCGGGCAAATGGCGTGAGTACGGGACGGCTCTGGGTGGTGCGGTCATCGCCTGGGTCGTCGTGAACGGGCCGGTGATGCTCTTCGCGTTCGAGGGCTGGTCGAAGTTCTACACGTTCAGCCAGGAACGGGGCGTCGACTTCGGCTCCTTCTGGCTGATCATGGCCCAGAACTCGGACGACCCGCTCAGCATCGACACCGTCAACACGCTCGCCACGCTGCTGATGCTGGTGTGCTGCGCGGGTGTCGCCGTGCTCGCGCTGACCGCACCGCGCCGCCCGCGGTTCGCCCAGCTCGCCTTCCTGATCGTCGCGGCGTTCATCCTCACCAACAAGGTCTACTCGCCGCAGTACGTCCTGTGGCTGGTGCCCCTGGCCGCCCTGGCCCGGCCGAAGTGGCGGGACTTCCTGATCTGGCAGGCCTGCGAGGTGGCGTACTTCCTGGGGATCTGGATGTACCTCGCGTACACGACCAGCGGAGACGCCCACAAGGGGCTGCCCACCGACGGCTACCACTGGGCCATCGGCCTGCACCTGATGGGCACGCTGTATCTGTGCGTCGTGATCGTGCGCGACATCTTCATGCCGGAGCGGGATCCCGTGCGCCGGTCCGGGGACGACGATCCCTCGGGCGGAGTGCTCGACGGCGCGGAGGACGTCTTCGTCCTCGGTCCCGCGGCCCGTCCCGCCCGGCACGCGGCCGCTCAGCTCGAAGGGCCTCAGGTTGAGTGGGGCAGGCGGGGCGCGACGGGCGGTTCACTCTGA